Proteins co-encoded in one Medicago truncatula cultivar Jemalong A17 chromosome 8, MtrunA17r5.0-ANR, whole genome shotgun sequence genomic window:
- the LOC25500932 gene encoding K(+) efflux antiporter 2, chloroplastic: MDIGFSLPQSKVAFNGLDSCCAFVCNSRNVLKARCGRELRVSTLKLNLLCRSSKLFRGNRGVWLKCQGNDSFAYDNGNGRNVDNLKGLNEESNLGSISGAESGEPLGEVGGQVEVDVQSVDELKELLQKALKELEAARVNSIVFEEKVKKISETAISLQDEASRAWTDVNSTLDIIQEIVSEEFIVKEAVQNATMALSLAEARLQVAVESLEVVNEDYNSVRGSNESDGGKGVGQEDKERVVAREDIKDCQTNLACCEAELRRLQSRKEELQNEVNKLHEIAEKAQLTAVKAEEDVNDIMHLAEQAVALELEAAKRVNDAEIAFQKANKSFVSVNSDTTDTLPVEDVVALPEEEKLVQHFSGDAAVKGELDLSSNDESLLAAESLETQSNKTSQTLEETTESDYLSDLDNEQLSLDSSKEAELEVEKSKNVVQTKKQETQKESTRDNSPSSPKSSLKKSSRFFPASFFSSSTDEFDYSLASAFNDLVESAQKQLPKLIVGLLLVGAGLTFYANRADRSSQLLRQPEVVATTVEEVSSSARPLVRQLQELPNRIKKVIASIPEQEVSDEEASLFDMLWLLLASVIFVPLFQKIPGGSPVLGYLAAGILIGPYGLSIIRNVHGTKAIAEFGVVFLLFNIGLELSVERLSSMKKYVFGVGSAQVLLTAAVIGLVAHYVCGQAGPAAIVIGNGLALSSTAVVLQVLQERGESTSRHGRATFSVLLFQDLAVVVLLILIPLISPNSSKGGVGFQAIAEALGLAAVKAAVSITAIIAGGRLLLRPIYKQIAENQNAEIFSANTLFVVLGTSLLTARAGLSMALGAFLAGLLLAETEFSLQVESDIAPYRGLLLGLFFMTVGMSIDPKLLLSNFPVIIGTLGLLICGKTLLVALIGKIFGISIISAIRVGLLLAPGGEFAFVAFGEAVNQGIMSSQLSSLLFLVVGISMALTPWLGEGGQLIASRFEQHDVRSLLPVESETDDLRDHIIICGFGRVGQIIAQLLSERLIPFVALDVRSERVAIGRSLDLPVYFGDAGSREVLHKVGAGRASAAAITLDSPGANYRTVWALSKHFPNVKTFVRAHDVTHGLNLEKAGATAVVPETLEPSLQLAAAVLSEVKLPASEIAATINEFRSRHLAELTELSETSGSSLGYGYSRMMSKPKTQSPDSIDDSQVPEGST, translated from the exons GTGGAAGAGAGTTGAGAGTTTCGACTTTGAAGTTGAATTTGTTGTGTAGGAGTAGTAAACTTTTTAGGGGAAATAGGGGAGTTTGGCTTAAGTGTCAGGGAAATGATTCTTTTGCATATGATAATGGAAATGGTAGGAATGTTGATAATTTGAAAGGTTTGAATGAAGAATCGAATTTGGGGTCGATTTCTGGTGCGGAATCAGGTGAACCTTTGGGAGAAGTTGGGGGTCAGGTGGAAGTAGATGTGCAAAGTGTGGATGAATTGAAAGAATTGTTGCAAAAGGCGTTGAAGGAATTAGAAGCTGCTAGAGTTAATAGTATTGTGTTTGAGGAAAAGGTTAAAAAGATATCAGAAACCGCAATATCTTTGCAAGATGAAGCATCAAGAGCTTGGACTGATGTTAATTCTACACTTGATATTATTCAGGAAATTGTGAGTGAAGAATTTATTGTGAAAGAAGCGGTTCAAAACGCAACAATGGCTCTTTCTTTAGCTGAGGCAAGGCTTCAAGTAGCCGTTGAATCTTTGGAAGTTGTAAATGAAGATTATAATTCCGTGCGAGGTTCTAACGAGAGTGATGGTGGCAAAGGTGTAGGGCAAGAGGATAAAGAACGTGTGGTTGCTCGGGAAGATATCAAGGATTGTCAGACAAATTTAGCGTGTTGTGAGGCTGAGTTGAGGCGATTGCAAAGTAGAAAAGAGGAGTTGCAGAATGAAGTGAATAAATTGCATGAAATTGCTGAAAAAGCTCAGTTGACTGCTGTGAAAGCGGAAGAGGATGTGAATGACATCATGCATTTAGCTGAGCAAGCTGTTGCCCTTGAACTTGAGGCTGCAAAGCGTGTTAACGATGCAGAGATTGCATTTCAGAAAGCAAACAAGTCTTTCGTTAGCGTTAATTCTGACACGACAGACACTCTACCAGTAGAAGATGTTGTGGCCCTCCCCGAGGAGGAGAAATTGGTTCAACATTTTTCTGGGGATGCTGCTGTTAAAGGAGAGCTCGATTTATCAAGTAATGATGAGTCTTTGCTTGCCGCGGAATCACTAGAGACACAGTCCAATAAAACCAGCCAAACCTTGGAAGAGACAACTGAATCTGATTATCTAAGTGATCTTGATAATGAACAGTTAAGCTTAGACTCTTCTAAAGAAGCTGAACTCGAAGTAGAGAAGTCGAAGAATGTagttcaaacaaaaaaacaagaaacacAAAAAGAATCGACTAGGGATAATTCACCATCTTCTCCCAAGTCATCATTGAAGAAGTCGTCCCGATTTTTTCCTGCATCATTTTTCTCGTCTAGTACAGATGAGTTTGATTACTCACTAGCATCAGCTTTCAATGATCTTGTGGAATCTGCACAGAAGCAATTACCAAAGCTGATTGTTGGGTTATTGTTAGTTGGAGCAGG GCTCACCTTTTATGCCAATCGAGCAGATAGGAGTTCTCAACTGCTTCGGCAGCCAGAAGTCGTTGCAACCACAGTTGAAGAAGTTTCCTCAAGTGCAAGGCCTCTAGTTAGACAACTTCAGGAACTCCCCAATAGAATTAAGAAAGTTATTGCGTCGATACCTGAACAAGAG GTGAGCGACGAGGAAGCTTCCCTCTTTGACATGCTCTGGCTATTACTTGCTAGTGTTATATTTGTCCctctatttcaaaaaattccTGGAG GCAGTCCTGTTCTTGGTTACTTGGCTGCTGGAATATTGATTGGGCCTTATGGACTCTCAATCATTCGCAATGTTCATGGGACAAAAGCAATCGCTGAATTTGGAGTTGTTTTCCTGTTATTTAATATTGGCCTGGAG CTCTCTGTGGAAAGACTTAGTTCAATGAAGAAATATGTCTTTGGAGTAGGCTCTGCTCAG GTTTTGTTGACTGCCGCAGTGATTGGGTTGGTGGCTCATTATGTTTGTGGCCAAGCTGGCCCTGCTGCTATTGTCATTGGGAATGGATTGGCATTATCATCAACTGCTGTTGTTCTGCAG GTGTTacaggagagaggtgagagcacATCACGACATGGACGAGCTACATTTTCTGTATTACTTTTTCAG GATTTGGCTGTCGTCGTCTTGCTAATACTCATACCTCTTATCTCACCTAATTCTTCCAAAGGAGGG GTTGGCTTTCAAGCCATTGCTGAAGCTCTTGGTCTGGCTGCCGTTAAGGCTGCAGTTTCCATCACTGCCATAATTGCAGGTGGACGATTG CTCCTTCGACCTATATACAAGCAAATTGCAGAAAATCAGAATGCAGAAATATTTTCAGCCAATACACTCTTCGTTGTTCTTGGGACCAGCCTTCTCACAGCCAGG GCAGGCCTGTCCATGGCTTTGGGAGCATTTTTGGCTGGTTTACTACTGGCAGAAACCGAATTTTCCTTACAGGTCGAATCTGATATTGCTCCATATCGTGGCCTTCTATTGGGCCTCTTCTTTATGACG GTTGGAATGTCAATTGATCCAAAACTTCTTCTTTCAAACTTTCCAGTCATCATAGGGACATTGGGACTCTTGATATGTGGCAAGACACTCTTGGTTGCTTTGATTGGCAAAATTTTCGGTATTTCAATCATATCCGCCATCAGAGTTGGGCTTCTTCTTGCTCCTGGAGGAGAATTTGCATTTGTGGCTTTTGGCGAAGCTGTTAATCAG GGTATAATGTCTTCCCAGTTGTCCTCTTTGCTGTTCCTTGTTGTGGGAATTTCAATGGCCCTTACGCCATGGCTAGGCGAAGGAGGCCAGCTGATTGCTTCCCGTTTTGAGCAACATGATGTTCGAAGCTTACTACCTGTAGAAAGTGAG ACAGACGATCTGCGTGATCATATCATTATTTGTGGATTTGGGCGAGTTGGCCAG ATCATTGCACAACTTCTTTCTGAGCGACTTATTCCTTTTGTCGCACTAGATGTGCGAAG TGAAAGAGTGGCAATTGGGCGTTCATTGGATCTCCCAGTGTACTTCGGCGATGCTGGTAGTCGAGAG GTTCTACACAAAGTCGGGGCTGGAAGGGCAAGTGCTGCAGCAATAACTCTAGATTCCCCTGGTGCAAACTATAGAACGGTTTGGGCTCTGAGCAAACACTTCCCAAATGTGAAGACTTTTGTTCGCGCTCATGATGTTACTCATGGATTGAATTTAGAAAAAGCTGGAGCTACAGCG GTTGTCCCAGAGACCTTGGAACCAAGTCTTCAACTAGCCGCAGCAGTGCTTTCTGAG GTTAAACTTCCTGCATCGGAGATTGCGGCAACAATTAATGAATTCAGATCCCGCCATCTGGCCGAACTTACAGAA CTATCTGAAACAAGTGGAAGTTCTCTTGGTTATGGATATAGTAGAATGATGAGCAAACCCAAAACACAATCTCCCGATTCAATTGACGACTCCCAAGTCCCTGAAGGGTCAACATGA
- the LOC25500933 gene encoding eukaryotic translation initiation factor 3 subunit G-A, producing MATLINQPTKLRWGELEEDDDGNDLDFLLPPRQVIGPDENGIKKVIEYKFDEDNNRVKITTVTRTRKLASARVSKRAVERREWSKFGDAVNEDVGSRLTAVSTEEIVLERPKPIGSTTIETKPGDPDAVLMVCRNCGKKGDHWTARCPIRNLSQPADEFVDKPPAAAPVSTNNAYVPPSLRAGADRTGGSDMRRRNDENSVRVTNLSEDTREPDLHELFGTFGSVSRVYVAIDKNTGTSRGFGFVNFVNREDAQRAINKLNGYGYDNLILKVEWATPRTT from the exons ATGGCGACTCTGATCAACCAACCAACGAAGCTACGGTGGGGAGAATTGGAAGAAGACGACGACGGCAACGATCTCGATTTCCTGTTACCACCGCGTCAGGTAATCGGACCAGACGAAAACGGAATCAAGAAAGTGATTGAATACAAATTTGATGAAGATAATAATAGAGTTAAGATCACAACAGTTACTCGCACAAGGAAACTGGCTAGCGCGCGTGTTAGTAAACGCGCTGTTGAACGACGTGAATGGTCGAAATTTGGTGATGCTGTGAATGAAGATGTTGGTAGTCGGCTTACTGCTGTTTCCACTGAAGAAATTGTTCTTGAACGTCCTAAGCCTATTG GTTCCACAACTATTGAGACAAAGCCTGGTGACCCAGATGCTGTTCTCATGGTATGCAGGAATTGTGGGAAGAAGGGTGACCATTGGACTGCAAGGTGTCCAATTAGGAATCTCTCACAGCCGGCTGACGAATTTGTTGATAAGCCTCCAGCAGCAGCACCTGTTTCAACTAACAATGCATATGTACCTCCTAGCTTGAGAGCTGGTGCAGATAGGACTGGAGGGTCAGACATGAGGCGGAGGAATGATGAGAATTCTGTGCGGGTAACCAATCTCTCGGAGGACACGAGGGAGCCTGATTTGCATGAGCTTTTTGGCACTTTTGGTTCTGTGAGCAGAGTATATGTTGCTATAGATAAAAACACTGGCACGAGTAGGGGGTTTGGCTTTGTCAACTTTGTCAACAGGGAAGATGCTCAGAGAGCTATTAACAAACTGAATGGCTATGGCTACGACAATCTCATCCTGAAGGTTGAATGGGCCACCCCAAGAacaacctaa